A single Pseudomonas sp. HN11 DNA region contains:
- a CDS encoding cyclic peptide export ABC transporter: MDLLILMAKRSWRALLVATLTGLACGLAAAGLIAMINHSLTVFDQLRPIDGLYFGGLVLLVAVSRIISDISLLRLGQAAVNDMRLHLSAKLIDTPYAQLQRLGKHRLLAMLTDDTQTISQAVELVPILLVNGGIIIACLGYLGWLSLPLLGLTVLLIVLGSLSFNWPQHRALTSISRARELKDQLFEHYRLLTDGSKELQLNHPRRQHFFTRQLLPVSQQYRRDFVRGMSIYAVVLNWGNAVFYLLIGMVLFAAPHFIELSVSLVTGYILAILYMITPLSELMHALPTLGRASVALNKIRALEGEMQGASETLETFAPTQVRSLVCRDVTHTYYREREDGHFTLGPINVTLKASETVFITGGNGSGKTTLALLLTGLYRPESGDVMLDEQVSSSQDNHHFRQHFSAIFTDFCLFENLFDGDDPQLVQQAQDYLVHLQLDHKVQIDQGRLTTLALSTGQRKRLALLSAYLDDRPCYLFDEWAADQDPMFKHFFYTRILTDLRARGKLVIVISHDDAYFGLADRLLRIEHGRLSEAPLTASAAQS; this comes from the coding sequence ATGGATTTGCTGATTCTCATGGCCAAGCGCTCATGGCGCGCCCTGTTGGTGGCGACGCTGACCGGCCTGGCCTGCGGGCTTGCGGCAGCAGGGTTGATCGCGATGATCAACCACAGCCTCACGGTGTTCGACCAACTGCGCCCGATTGACGGCCTGTACTTCGGTGGCTTGGTGCTGTTGGTGGCGGTGTCGCGGATTATTTCCGATATCAGCCTGCTGCGCCTGGGCCAGGCGGCGGTCAACGATATGCGCCTGCACCTGAGCGCCAAGCTGATCGACACGCCCTATGCGCAATTGCAGCGCCTGGGCAAACACCGGTTGCTGGCGATGTTGACCGATGACACGCAAACCATCAGCCAGGCGGTGGAGCTGGTGCCGATCCTGCTGGTCAACGGCGGGATCATCATCGCTTGCCTGGGTTACCTGGGGTGGCTGAGCTTGCCGTTGCTGGGCTTGACGGTGTTGCTGATCGTGCTCGGCAGCCTGAGTTTCAACTGGCCGCAACACCGGGCGCTGACGTCGATCTCGCGCGCGCGCGAACTCAAGGACCAGCTGTTCGAGCACTACCGCTTGCTGACCGACGGCAGCAAGGAGCTGCAGCTCAATCACCCGCGTCGCCAGCACTTCTTCACGCGCCAGCTGCTGCCGGTCAGCCAGCAATACCGTCGCGACTTCGTGCGTGGCATGAGCATCTATGCCGTGGTGCTGAACTGGGGCAACGCGGTGTTCTATCTGCTGATCGGTATGGTGCTGTTTGCCGCGCCACACTTTATCGAGTTGAGCGTGAGCCTGGTCACCGGCTATATCCTCGCGATTCTGTACATGATCACTCCACTCTCGGAGTTGATGCACGCCCTGCCGACCCTGGGCCGCGCCAGCGTGGCGTTGAACAAGATCCGCGCTCTGGAAGGCGAAATGCAGGGTGCCAGCGAAACCCTGGAAACCTTCGCTCCGACCCAGGTACGCAGCCTGGTATGCCGCGATGTGACCCACACCTACTACCGCGAACGCGAAGACGGCCACTTCACCCTCGGGCCCATCAACGTCACCTTGAAGGCGAGCGAGACGGTGTTCATCACCGGCGGCAATGGCAGCGGCAAGACCACTCTGGCATTGTTGCTGACCGGCCTGTATCGACCGGAAAGCGGTGACGTGATGCTTGACGAGCAGGTGTCGTCCAGCCAAGACAACCACCATTTCCGACAGCACTTCTCGGCGATCTTTACCGACTTCTGCCTGTTCGAAAACCTGTTCGACGGCGACGATCCGCAGTTGGTGCAGCAGGCCCAGGATTACCTGGTGCACCTGCAATTGGATCACAAGGTGCAAATCGACCAGGGCCGCCTGACCACGTTGGCGCTGTCCACCGGGCAACGTAAGCGCCTGGCGCTACTCAGCGCTTATCTGGATGATCGTCCGTGCTACCTGTTCGATGAATGGGCAGCCGACCAGGACCCGATGTTCAAGCACTTCTTCTACACGCGCATCCTTACGGACCTGCGCGCGCGCGGCAAACTGGTGATTGTGATTTCCCACGACGATGCCTATTTCGGCCTTGCCGATCGCTTGTTGCGCATCGAGCATGGGCGCCTGAGCGAAGCACCGTTGACGGCCAGTGCCGCTCAGTCGTAG
- a CDS encoding non-ribosomal peptide synthetase codes for MSNYEAAFALSPQQRSQWLANAPPARLILQVHGAAALAQLHERLAALGAVHDALRLQTRPEPGLQVPLQVVAVTDTVSVDVHPLVEEVYRVTLQLPALAADRGTLLRLAKALGTAQVPVPDNEAMTYTQYSAWIHDLQADEDAAQGRQYWASLALGEHAGTELLYREARNNQAATPLTTRVMLDPALSAALQRHAAPAEQLLMTAWGVLLQRLSANDCAALTLNWVHDCRDDYEELADCWGLFAKALPLPWQPAVERSFTQALATLQVLCEQASEWQEYSPPVEATPYGFQWSPGFDRADSSFKVLEIDAIPAGMELLLVAEQDADGYRLTLCHQARHYSIQAAQTLLEQVQSLLLDALTHPAKPLAELSLHVRGFAATLAARQQQVAPPFASVPARFNACAASFAEHLALRDPVQHLSYAELHARSNQLAHYLMAQGIGREDRVALYLDRSAQMVLAMLAVLKSGAAFVPLDVHQPAQRSLAILQQAQPRLVFTGAAGDAPALASMGSLDIRDTAVWQQAPMSDVAHDIQPGDAAYVLFTSGSTGVPKGVIVEHAQLASYVSSVSSRLHLQAGERSAVVTSLAADLGYTLLFPALLSGGELHVIDKDTAMDAQAWVAWQAQYPVDHLKIVPSLLDAWLIHTQSAAVLPRKQLILGGETCSRRLLQSICAFAPALTLFNHYGPTETTVGVVMHKVDPAYDYRRLPLDDRLDGMRLYLLDEQQQLAAPGQNAELYIAGPQLARGYLDAQHNAGRFIQCNGERLYRTGDRARYRHDASLEITGRTDRQVKVRGFRVELDEIQAQLASLPGVAQAAVECLPKGELGQQLFAFLTLAPGHTATVAQLHGQAQDRLPDYMLPTVRIVEALPLMGNGKLDRKTLQQLADKVLDNVGGALPRTPLEALLAGVWAQVLGLERVGIEDDFFALGGHSLAAVSLASRLQTVLSAPVTVNAVFNAPSVAAFAALVQAQFTLSPLVRLSAAGPGLNLFCFHPSTGHVQDYRALLPHLANWQVWGLQAAYLGDDSTALDGSIDSLAALYVEQLRQQQPHGPYHLLGFSLGGLLAITAAAQLEKCGEQVAFLGILDSQYQRQAEEDSVEALLDSAAQVLTVDSQARLRNLPAPVSTALIARLATLPPAERLPALAQWAHQQGLQLEGDSWEHLHTRLGYQQHTQQLLASFQPPRLSCPVHIWWADTTLQAADFTDPQWEQLSSGPWVRDVVQAQHLNLLEQPTMHQQLVAGLAALATDGAV; via the coding sequence ATGAGCAACTACGAAGCAGCGTTCGCCCTCTCGCCACAACAACGCAGCCAATGGCTGGCGAATGCGCCACCGGCACGCTTGATCCTGCAAGTGCACGGCGCCGCCGCGCTGGCACAGCTGCATGAACGGCTGGCGGCGCTGGGCGCCGTGCACGATGCGCTGCGCCTGCAAACCCGACCTGAACCCGGGTTGCAAGTGCCGTTGCAAGTCGTCGCGGTGACTGACACCGTCAGTGTCGATGTGCATCCGCTGGTGGAAGAGGTGTATCGGGTCACCTTGCAATTACCCGCCCTGGCTGCCGACCGTGGGACGCTGCTGCGCCTGGCGAAAGCCCTGGGTACGGCGCAGGTACCTGTACCTGACAACGAGGCCATGACCTACACCCAATACAGCGCATGGATTCACGACTTGCAGGCGGATGAAGACGCGGCGCAAGGTCGGCAATACTGGGCTAGCCTGGCGCTGGGCGAGCACGCCGGTACCGAGTTGCTGTACCGCGAGGCACGCAACAATCAGGCCGCTACGCCGCTGACCACCAGGGTCATGCTCGATCCTGCCTTGAGCGCCGCGCTGCAACGTCATGCCGCGCCTGCCGAGCAGCTGCTGATGACCGCCTGGGGCGTGTTGTTACAGCGCTTGAGCGCCAATGACTGTGCGGCCCTCACCCTGAACTGGGTGCACGACTGCCGTGACGACTATGAAGAGCTCGCCGACTGCTGGGGCCTGTTCGCCAAGGCCCTGCCGCTGCCGTGGCAACCGGCTGTCGAGCGGTCATTCACCCAGGCACTGGCGACGCTGCAAGTGCTCTGCGAACAGGCGAGCGAATGGCAGGAATACTCGCCGCCGGTTGAGGCCACGCCTTATGGTTTTCAGTGGAGCCCTGGGTTCGACCGTGCAGACAGCTCGTTCAAGGTGCTGGAGATCGACGCCATCCCCGCTGGCATGGAACTGCTGCTGGTGGCCGAACAGGACGCTGACGGTTATCGCCTGACGCTATGCCATCAAGCCCGACACTACAGCATCCAGGCCGCGCAGACCTTGCTGGAGCAAGTGCAGTCGCTGCTGCTCGACGCCCTCACCCACCCCGCCAAGCCCCTGGCCGAGTTATCGCTGCACGTACGGGGCTTTGCGGCAACGCTGGCGGCTCGTCAACAGCAGGTCGCACCACCCTTTGCCAGCGTACCGGCGCGTTTCAACGCCTGTGCCGCCAGCTTTGCTGAACACCTGGCGTTGCGCGACCCCGTCCAGCACCTGAGCTACGCCGAACTGCATGCGCGCAGCAACCAGTTGGCGCATTACCTGATGGCCCAGGGTATCGGCCGCGAAGATCGCGTGGCCTTGTACCTGGACCGTTCGGCGCAGATGGTCTTGGCGATGCTCGCCGTGCTCAAGAGCGGCGCGGCGTTTGTACCGCTGGACGTGCACCAGCCCGCACAACGCTCCCTGGCGATCCTGCAACAGGCGCAGCCGCGCCTGGTGTTCACCGGAGCCGCCGGCGACGCACCTGCGCTGGCATCGATGGGCAGCCTTGATATTCGCGACACCGCCGTTTGGCAGCAGGCCCCCATGAGCGACGTTGCCCATGACATCCAGCCCGGGGATGCCGCCTACGTGCTGTTCACCTCAGGCAGCACCGGCGTGCCGAAAGGCGTGATCGTTGAACATGCGCAACTGGCAAGTTACGTGTCGAGCGTGTCCTCGCGCCTGCACCTGCAAGCCGGTGAACGCAGTGCCGTGGTCACCTCGCTGGCAGCGGACCTGGGTTATACCCTGCTGTTCCCGGCGCTGCTGAGCGGCGGCGAACTGCACGTCATCGACAAGGACACCGCCATGGATGCCCAGGCTTGGGTCGCGTGGCAGGCGCAGTACCCCGTCGATCATTTGAAAATCGTCCCGTCGTTGCTCGACGCCTGGCTGATCCACACGCAAAGCGCCGCCGTGCTGCCGCGCAAGCAACTGATCCTCGGCGGCGAGACCTGTTCGCGGCGCCTGTTGCAATCGATCTGCGCGTTCGCACCGGCACTTACGTTGTTCAACCACTACGGGCCGACCGAAACCACCGTTGGGGTGGTGATGCACAAGGTCGATCCGGCCTATGACTACCGGCGCCTGCCCTTGGACGACCGCCTCGATGGCATGCGCCTGTATCTGCTCGACGAGCAGCAACAACTGGCCGCACCTGGGCAAAACGCCGAACTGTATATCGCCGGCCCGCAGTTGGCGCGCGGCTACCTTGATGCGCAACACAACGCTGGGCGCTTTATCCAGTGCAATGGCGAGCGCCTGTACCGTACCGGTGACCGTGCGCGCTATCGGCATGACGCCAGCCTGGAAATCACTGGGCGCACCGATCGCCAGGTCAAGGTGCGTGGGTTCCGCGTCGAGCTCGACGAGATCCAGGCCCAGTTGGCCAGCCTGCCGGGCGTGGCCCAGGCGGCTGTGGAGTGCCTGCCTAAAGGTGAGCTGGGCCAGCAACTGTTTGCGTTCCTGACCCTGGCGCCAGGCCACACGGCGACGGTGGCGCAACTGCATGGCCAGGCGCAGGACCGCCTGCCGGATTACATGCTGCCGACTGTGCGTATCGTTGAAGCGCTGCCGTTGATGGGCAATGGCAAGCTCGACCGCAAGACCCTGCAGCAATTGGCTGACAAGGTTCTCGACAACGTTGGCGGCGCTCTGCCACGCACGCCCTTGGAGGCGTTGCTGGCCGGTGTCTGGGCGCAGGTGCTGGGCCTGGAACGGGTGGGGATCGAGGATGACTTCTTCGCCCTGGGCGGGCACTCGCTGGCGGCAGTGAGCCTGGCGAGCCGCCTGCAGACGGTACTGTCGGCGCCGGTCACGGTGAATGCGGTGTTCAATGCGCCAAGCGTGGCGGCGTTTGCAGCACTGGTGCAGGCGCAGTTCACGTTGTCGCCGCTGGTGCGGCTGTCGGCGGCGGGACCGGGTTTGAACCTGTTCTGCTTCCACCCGTCCACTGGCCATGTGCAGGATTACCGCGCGCTGCTGCCCCATCTGGCGAACTGGCAAGTGTGGGGCTTGCAGGCGGCGTATCTGGGTGACGACAGCACGGCACTCGACGGCAGTATCGATAGCCTCGCGGCACTGTATGTCGAGCAACTGCGCCAGCAGCAACCCCACGGCCCGTATCATTTGCTGGGGTTTTCCCTCGGTGGGCTGCTGGCGATCACCGCAGCGGCGCAGCTGGAAAAGTGCGGCGAACAAGTAGCGTTTCTCGGCATCCTCGACTCGCAATACCAGCGGCAGGCCGAGGAAGACAGCGTCGAGGCGTTGCTGGACTCGGCCGCGCAGGTGCTCACCGTGGACAGCCAGGCGCGGCTGCGCAATTTGCCGGCGCCGGTATCCACCGCGTTGATCGCACGATTGGCTACACTGCCCCCCGCCGAGCGCCTGCCTGCCCTGGCGCAATGGGCACACCAGCAAGGCCTGCAACTGGAGGGCGACAGCTGGGAACACCTGCACACACGCCTCGGTTACCAGCAACATACGCAGCAGTTGCTCGCCAGCTTCCAGCCGCCACGGCTAAGCTGCCCGGTGCATATCTGGTGGGCCGATACCACGCTGCAAGCAGCGGATTTTACCGACCCGCAGTGGGAACAGCTCAGCAGCGGGCCGTGGGTCCGCGACGTGGTGCAGGCGCAACACTTGAACCTCCTGGAACAACCCACGATGCATCAACAATTGGTCGCCGGCCTCGCGGCCCTGGCGACAGACGGAGCGGTTTGA
- a CDS encoding heavy metal response regulator transcription factor has protein sequence MHILLIEDDTKTGEYLKKGLGESGYNVDWTQHGADGLHMALHTSYDLIVLDVMLPGIDGFQIIELLRARQDVPVLFLTARDQLHDRIRGLELGADDYLVKPFSFTELLLRIRTILRRGVVREADHFHLADLELDLVRRRVTRQQQIIVLTNKEFALLHLFLRRTGDVLSRTQIASEVWDMNFDSDTNVVDVAVKRLRSKVDQPYPNKLIHTIRGIGYVCEVRPCGPDANPL, from the coding sequence ATGCATATCCTGCTGATCGAAGATGACACCAAAACAGGTGAGTACCTCAAAAAGGGGCTCGGCGAGTCCGGTTACAACGTCGACTGGACCCAGCATGGTGCCGACGGCCTGCACATGGCCTTGCATACAAGCTACGATCTGATCGTGCTGGATGTGATGCTGCCCGGGATTGACGGTTTTCAGATCATTGAGCTCTTGCGCGCCAGACAAGACGTACCCGTGCTTTTCCTCACCGCGCGCGACCAATTGCATGACCGCATTCGCGGCCTGGAATTGGGCGCCGATGATTACCTGGTCAAGCCTTTTTCGTTTACCGAACTGCTGTTACGCATCCGCACCATTTTGCGTCGCGGTGTAGTGCGCGAAGCCGACCATTTTCACCTCGCAGACCTGGAGCTGGACCTGGTGCGGCGCCGCGTCACACGCCAACAGCAAATAATCGTGCTGACCAACAAGGAGTTCGCCCTGCTGCATCTGTTTCTGCGCCGGACAGGCGATGTGCTGTCCAGGACACAGATCGCTTCGGAAGTCTGGGACATGAATTTCGACAGCGATACCAACGTGGTGGACGTAGCAGTCAAGCGCCTGCGCAGCAAGGTCGACCAGCCTTACCCGAACAAACTGATCCATACCATTCGCGGTATCGGCTATGTCTGCGAGGTGAGGCCATGCGGTCCCGACGCCAACCCTCTCTGA
- the fhuF gene encoding siderophore-iron reductase FhuF, whose amino-acid sequence MEPVLAEFALRYPGINKPAVVSQWSMNYMSIVVPATLACVLTRQQAIDFWTDDSVLRLDAGQPLALHFASGLPPLTPPEHDLYLSRWLHEHLAPLFATLAAAGGLAPKILWGNFVAIWDGAFDRFDPDLSRPGFAEVHRWLEPVSVNHGRLKLRGLQRQVPSPAPDICPRLPLRRHCCLHYQLHPLVEGEPLVLCESCPKLHRLPLAEQVSYLHSLYD is encoded by the coding sequence CTGGAGCCCGTGCTGGCCGAATTTGCCTTGCGCTATCCCGGCATCAACAAACCGGCGGTGGTGTCGCAGTGGTCGATGAACTACATGAGCATCGTGGTGCCGGCGACCTTGGCCTGCGTGCTTACGCGCCAACAGGCAATCGACTTCTGGACGGATGACAGCGTGTTGCGCCTGGATGCCGGGCAGCCCTTGGCGTTGCACTTCGCCAGCGGCTTGCCGCCACTCACGCCACCCGAACACGACCTCTACCTATCGCGCTGGTTGCACGAGCACCTGGCACCGTTGTTCGCCACCCTGGCGGCGGCCGGTGGCCTGGCGCCAAAGATCCTGTGGGGTAATTTCGTCGCGATCTGGGACGGCGCGTTCGACCGGTTCGACCCCGACCTGTCCCGCCCAGGCTTTGCCGAAGTGCACCGCTGGCTGGAGCCGGTCAGCGTCAACCACGGACGCTTGAAGTTGCGCGGCCTGCAACGCCAGGTGCCGTCGCCCGCACCAGACATTTGCCCGCGCCTGCCGTTGCGTCGCCATTGTTGCCTGCATTATCAACTGCACCCGCTGGTCGAGGGCGAGCCGCTGGTACTGTGCGAATCCTGCCCCAAACTGCACCGCCTGCCCCTGGCGGAGCAGGTCAGCTACCTGCACTCCCTCTACGACTGA
- a CDS encoding cytochrome b/b6 domain-containing protein — MRQKKLHPWPVRLTHWLNAVCMVCMFMSGWAIYNASPLFGFRFPVAVTVGGWLGGSLAWHFAFMWLLLINGSIYMLYGLVSRHFKRELLPIGLTALKHDLTDALRLRLVHEKGVYNAVQRLMYWLVLAAGALVVISGVAIWKPIQLQALVALLGGYDIARYVHFGAMAMIAAFVVIHLALVMLVPRTLLPMITGGVRSLETGKKRP, encoded by the coding sequence GTGAGACAGAAAAAGCTTCATCCCTGGCCGGTTCGCCTCACCCACTGGCTCAACGCCGTCTGCATGGTCTGCATGTTCATGAGCGGTTGGGCCATTTACAACGCCTCGCCACTGTTCGGCTTCAGGTTTCCGGTGGCGGTGACCGTGGGCGGTTGGCTGGGTGGATCGCTGGCCTGGCATTTTGCATTCATGTGGCTGCTGCTGATCAACGGCTCAATTTATATGCTGTATGGGTTGGTCAGTCGGCATTTCAAACGTGAGCTGCTGCCCATCGGGCTTACCGCGTTGAAGCATGATTTGACGGACGCTTTGCGTTTACGGCTGGTGCATGAAAAGGGCGTCTATAACGCAGTGCAGCGCCTGATGTACTGGCTGGTGCTGGCGGCAGGCGCACTCGTCGTGATCTCGGGCGTGGCCATCTGGAAACCTATTCAACTTCAAGCGCTGGTCGCGCTACTGGGCGGCTATGACATTGCACGTTATGTACATTTTGGGGCGATGGCGATGATTGCTGCATTCGTCGTGATTCATCTTGCGTTGGTAATGCTGGTGCCCAGAACCCTGCTGCCAATGATTACAGGTGGTGTGCGGTCTCTGGAAACCGGGAAAAAAAGACCATGA
- a CDS encoding ABC transporter ATP-binding protein/permease, giving the protein MHTLRTFWRLARPFWTSEQKYPALLLLLATVAMNLCLVGVNILNNFWNLHFYNALQEKDYPGFLLGGLQFILLQIGLAAFTVGAFHFQQKLTLLWRRWSTRNLLAQWLDSQRYQKLKLTETEVDNPDQRIAEDIDLFIIKSLKLSLGLLTAVVSLFSFLNILWQASGLVRIPWGDEGLVIPGLLVWVALLYALLGTGFAFWLGRALPHLNFMQQRREADFRFSLMRLRENADSVAQYRGEAVESQRFNQRLEAALQNFWVLVKKQKLIMGYSTFYLRSATVIPMFIMAPQFFAGAFTLGRLTQISAAFGEVHAAVAYLVGVFPELAEWKSVVDRLDGFQKRLDNVKVDSDVVLTQRSDGLHIRNLAIWLPDGRQLFEGFNLTLKPGDSLLIKAPSGYGKSTLIRAVTGLWHHASGSVAYDRDRALTLSQKTYLPLGSLRETLWYPHPAHEEQDAVLQQIMRQVGLDHLDTHLAQERDWAQTLSLGEQQRCAFVRALLARPAVLFLDESSAAMDAANEARCYQLIKDMLPDTILISVGHHASLERFHGQVLELQDEVEWVHSSFRQRGS; this is encoded by the coding sequence ATGCATACACTTCGCACTTTCTGGCGCCTGGCACGGCCTTTCTGGACCTCCGAACAGAAATACCCGGCCCTGCTGTTGCTGCTGGCCACGGTGGCGATGAACCTGTGCCTGGTGGGTGTCAATATCCTCAATAACTTCTGGAACCTGCATTTTTATAATGCACTGCAGGAAAAGGACTACCCGGGCTTCCTGCTGGGCGGCCTGCAATTCATCCTGCTCCAGATCGGCCTGGCGGCCTTTACCGTCGGCGCGTTTCACTTTCAGCAGAAACTGACCTTGCTGTGGCGGCGCTGGTCGACGCGCAACCTGCTCGCGCAATGGCTCGACAGCCAGCGCTACCAGAAGCTGAAACTGACCGAGACCGAGGTAGACAACCCCGACCAGCGCATCGCCGAAGATATCGACCTGTTTATCATCAAGTCGCTGAAGCTGAGCCTGGGGCTGCTGACGGCGGTGGTGTCGCTGTTTTCATTCCTGAATATTCTCTGGCAGGCTTCGGGCCTGGTCCGCATTCCATGGGGCGATGAAGGCCTGGTGATTCCTGGGCTGCTGGTGTGGGTGGCGTTGCTCTACGCGTTGCTGGGCACCGGTTTCGCCTTCTGGCTCGGCCGCGCCCTGCCCCATCTGAACTTCATGCAGCAGCGGCGCGAGGCCGATTTCCGCTTCTCATTGATGCGCCTGCGGGAGAACGCCGATTCGGTCGCCCAGTACCGGGGCGAGGCCGTGGAAAGCCAGCGCTTCAATCAGCGCCTGGAAGCGGCCTTGCAGAACTTCTGGGTCCTGGTGAAAAAACAGAAGCTGATCATGGGGTACTCGACCTTCTACCTGCGCAGTGCCACGGTGATTCCGATGTTTATCATGGCCCCGCAGTTTTTCGCCGGGGCCTTCACCCTTGGTCGTCTCACCCAGATCAGCGCGGCGTTTGGCGAAGTACATGCCGCCGTGGCCTATCTGGTTGGCGTATTCCCGGAATTGGCCGAATGGAAGTCGGTAGTTGATCGCCTGGATGGTTTCCAGAAACGCCTGGATAACGTCAAGGTCGACTCCGACGTGGTACTGACGCAACGGTCCGATGGTCTGCACATTCGCAACCTGGCCATCTGGCTGCCTGATGGGCGACAACTGTTTGAAGGTTTCAACCTGACGCTCAAGCCGGGCGACAGCCTGCTGATCAAGGCTCCCTCGGGGTACGGCAAGTCCACGCTGATTCGCGCCGTCACCGGCCTCTGGCACCATGCTTCAGGCTCCGTTGCCTATGACCGCGACCGCGCCCTCACCCTCTCGCAAAAAACCTATCTGCCCCTGGGCAGCTTGCGCGAGACGCTGTGGTACCCCCACCCAGCCCATGAGGAACAGGATGCCGTGTTGCAGCAGATCATGCGGCAAGTCGGCCTGGACCACCTGGATACCCACCTGGCCCAGGAACGCGACTGGGCGCAAACCCTGAGCCTCGGCGAACAGCAGCGCTGTGCCTTCGTACGCGCACTCCTGGCTCGCCCCGCGGTGCTGTTTCTAGACGAGAGCAGCGCCGCGATGGATGCAGCCAATGAGGCGCGTTGTTACCAGCTAATCAAGGACATGCTGCCGGATACGATCCTGATCAGCGTCGGCCACCACGCCTCACTGGAGCGCTTTCATGGCCAGGTCCTGGAATTGCAAGATGAGGTGGAATGGGTGCACTCCTCATTCAGGCAACGGGGAAGTTGA
- a CDS encoding molybdopterin-dependent oxidoreductase produces MIERKKRTVQRIRLEPAQQLELENIQRRHFLRAGLTVGAMSMLTGCNLQDGDQVDKVLWAMSRWNDRVQAWLFSARKLAPTFTRAQITTPFPFNAFYGQDDIPEVDLASYSLAVSGRVRDTAPWTLESLRKLPQRSDITRLICVEGWSAIGQWGGVPLKTFLEHIGADTTAKFVGFKCADRYYSSLDMPTALHPQTLLALDYADVALPPEYGYPLRVRVPTKLGFKNPKHVVEIFVSNDNPGGYWEDQGYNWFSGI; encoded by the coding sequence ATGATTGAACGCAAGAAAAGAACTGTTCAGCGCATCAGGCTTGAACCTGCGCAACAGCTTGAGCTGGAGAATATCCAGCGCCGCCATTTCCTTCGTGCCGGTTTGACCGTGGGCGCGATGTCGATGCTGACCGGTTGCAACCTGCAGGACGGCGATCAGGTCGACAAGGTGCTTTGGGCCATGTCGCGCTGGAATGATCGGGTCCAGGCCTGGCTGTTCAGCGCACGGAAACTGGCCCCGACCTTCACAAGGGCACAGATCACCACGCCATTTCCGTTCAACGCATTCTATGGTCAGGACGACATCCCAGAGGTGGACTTGGCAAGTTACTCGCTCGCCGTCTCCGGCCGGGTCAGGGACACGGCACCCTGGACACTCGAAAGCTTACGCAAACTGCCGCAACGTAGCGATATCACCCGTTTGATCTGTGTTGAAGGCTGGAGCGCCATCGGGCAATGGGGAGGCGTACCGCTCAAAACCTTCCTGGAACACATCGGGGCCGACACCACAGCGAAATTTGTCGGTTTCAAATGTGCTGATCGTTATTACTCCAGTCTGGACATGCCAACAGCCTTGCACCCCCAAACACTGCTGGCACTGGATTATGCTGACGTTGCGTTGCCGCCCGAGTACGGCTATCCCCTAAGGGTTCGAGTACCCACCAAGTTAGGCTTTAAAAACCCCAAGCATGTTGTCGAGATTTTCGTGAGCAACGACAACCCGGGCGGTTATTGGGAAGACCAGGGATATAACTGGTTCAGCGGGATCTGA